In a genomic window of Streptomyces sp. BHT-5-2:
- a CDS encoding DUF6099 family protein, which translates to MDAVRIIVDGRRGLAQANTVHDVLVEAWQAQALAEAIGSHLAIFGPYEVRSRARGLGDTSGRFSGGLLCSTATTGGLRAAQLTEIRDVKAALIGLCQLLRDVCEALVGVVISAEEEGMYWTCVEAMDTADESRDHVVGILEKLEVRDRHLA; encoded by the coding sequence ATGGACGCGGTGCGGATCATCGTGGACGGTCGGCGCGGTCTGGCGCAGGCGAACACGGTTCACGACGTGCTCGTCGAGGCGTGGCAGGCGCAGGCCCTGGCGGAGGCGATAGGCAGTCATCTCGCGATATTCGGTCCGTACGAAGTGCGGTCCAGAGCCCGAGGGTTGGGCGACACGAGCGGGCGGTTCAGCGGGGGACTGCTGTGCTCGACAGCGACCACCGGCGGACTGCGGGCGGCTCAACTGACCGAGATACGTGATGTCAAGGCGGCTTTAATCGGCCTGTGCCAGCTGCTCCGAGATGTGTGTGAGGCACTGGTGGGAGTGGTGATCTCGGCCGAAGAGGAGGGGATGTACTGGACCTGCGTGGAGGCGATGGACACCGCGGACGAGTCCAGGGACCACGTCGTCGGAATACTGGAGAAACTGGAGGTACGCGACCGGCACCTTGCCTGA
- a CDS encoding cell division protein SepF — translation MNGPDATDEQWEGLAEVVPLRGGREWPSWPDHRALPDDEPTEETRRFIVIRVQTFGDAREVAEYLMAQLPVLLDLSSADTDVAKRILDFASGVVFGLGSGMHRVDTNVFLLAPVGTEVAEPAAGAVPRS, via the coding sequence GTGAACGGCCCCGATGCCACCGACGAGCAGTGGGAAGGGCTCGCCGAAGTAGTACCGCTACGCGGCGGCAGAGAATGGCCCTCCTGGCCCGACCACCGCGCGCTCCCCGACGACGAACCGACGGAGGAGACACGGCGGTTCATCGTCATCCGCGTCCAAACTTTCGGGGACGCCCGGGAAGTGGCCGAGTACCTCATGGCGCAGCTGCCGGTCCTGCTGGACCTCAGTAGCGCGGACACCGATGTCGCCAAGCGCATCCTGGACTTCGCCAGCGGCGTCGTCTTCGGCCTCGGCAGCGGCATGCATCGCGTGGACACCAATGTGTTCCTGCTGGCGCCGGTCGGCACCGAGGTTGCGGAGCCGGCGGCGGGCGCCGTCCCCCGTTCGTAG
- a CDS encoding nucleotide pyrophosphohydrolase: MSEDLHALQRRLADFAAARDWQQYHTPKNLAAALSVEAAELVEIFQWLTPEESAKVMADPKSAGRVEDEVADVLAYLLQFCQALGIDPLGALAAKIERNESRFPAVRQAPPDRPRDGE; encoded by the coding sequence ATGAGTGAGGATCTTCATGCCCTGCAGCGACGCCTGGCCGACTTCGCGGCTGCCCGCGACTGGCAGCAGTACCACACCCCCAAGAACCTGGCCGCGGCGCTGAGTGTCGAGGCCGCGGAACTGGTCGAGATCTTCCAGTGGTTGACCCCGGAGGAGTCGGCCAAGGTGATGGCCGACCCCAAGTCGGCCGGCCGGGTGGAGGACGAGGTCGCGGACGTTCTGGCGTATCTGCTCCAGTTCTGCCAGGCACTGGGGATCGACCCGCTCGGCGCGCTCGCCGCGAAGATCGAGCGCAACGAGTCGAGGTTCCCGGCGGTCCGGCAGGCGCCGCCGGACCGGCCGCGGGACGGCGAGTGA
- a CDS encoding biotin transporter BioY has product MDTGSVRPAVIELRLSAFKTHRGVNLPLGPLTLLSGDSGSGKSSVLQAYEILARLGSGDSLERAVGVVAGGASACVPADARPDEQGRRGFRIGCTVDGPVGPVDLDLAVQAEPELRIVGERLTGCGETLLTTALTDPTRSAVQAAWHTAGATPVTRAPLPDDRLATSLLPLRVAGKTEGQRLVLAAAEQVVVALRSAFVCDPRPEVMRGQAAGGAGGDDSTAGGASGGGAGRGNGARGGGRGGGSGRSGKGGGAAGAGRATGTRGRKSVRNGGEASGWGQDDERDEGRLRSSCDNLSAVLERTSRECSRRHAVLVAAVREACAGPVEGLRAVPRQPDAATAGEAMDGGGGGGVGGAVPDGRATSGPQAPRTVLDRGSMGEMPVELLGDGELRFLALALVLLTGPGVLAMDPAGEIPSALQQMTVMADGMDRCMDGRQARELVSLAVRMAERGHVRLLGTVRDPSVAEGLPDVQVLHLGV; this is encoded by the coding sequence ATGGATACCGGCAGTGTGCGTCCGGCCGTCATCGAATTACGGCTGTCCGCCTTCAAGACCCATCGCGGCGTCAACTTGCCGCTCGGCCCGTTGACGCTGCTCAGCGGTGACAGCGGAAGCGGCAAGTCCAGTGTGTTGCAGGCGTACGAGATCCTTGCCCGGCTCGGCAGCGGGGACTCTCTGGAGCGAGCCGTGGGGGTGGTGGCGGGTGGGGCCTCCGCCTGCGTACCGGCCGATGCGCGCCCGGATGAGCAGGGGCGGCGCGGCTTCCGCATCGGCTGTACGGTCGACGGCCCGGTTGGTCCCGTCGACCTCGATCTCGCAGTACAGGCCGAACCCGAACTCCGCATCGTCGGTGAGCGGTTGACGGGATGCGGGGAGACGCTGCTCACCACCGCTCTCACCGATCCCACCCGATCCGCTGTCCAGGCCGCCTGGCACACCGCGGGAGCCACCCCGGTGACCCGTGCGCCACTGCCCGACGACCGGTTGGCCACCTCCCTCCTCCCGTTGCGGGTCGCGGGCAAGACGGAGGGGCAGCGCCTTGTCCTGGCCGCCGCGGAACAAGTCGTGGTCGCGCTGCGTTCAGCCTTTGTGTGCGATCCCCGGCCGGAGGTCATGCGGGGACAGGCGGCGGGTGGCGCCGGGGGCGACGACAGCACGGCGGGCGGCGCGTCCGGTGGAGGCGCGGGGCGTGGCAACGGTGCGCGTGGTGGCGGCCGAGGCGGCGGTTCGGGCCGCTCGGGGAAGGGCGGGGGAGCTGCGGGGGCCGGCAGGGCGACCGGTACGCGCGGACGCAAGAGCGTCCGGAACGGGGGTGAGGCCAGCGGTTGGGGCCAGGACGACGAACGCGACGAGGGGCGACTGAGGTCGTCCTGCGACAACCTTTCCGCTGTGCTGGAGCGCACCAGCCGCGAATGCTCCCGACGGCACGCCGTCCTGGTGGCAGCCGTCCGGGAGGCGTGCGCCGGGCCTGTCGAGGGTCTGCGTGCGGTTCCCCGGCAGCCGGATGCGGCGACAGCAGGGGAGGCCATGGACGGAGGCGGAGGCGGAGGCGTCGGTGGCGCGGTGCCGGACGGTCGGGCGACGTCGGGCCCGCAGGCCCCGCGAACGGTTCTCGACCGCGGCTCCATGGGCGAGATGCCCGTCGAACTGCTCGGCGACGGTGAGCTGCGGTTCCTCGCGCTGGCGCTGGTGCTCCTGACCGGGCCCGGTGTGCTCGCCATGGACCCGGCCGGGGAGATTCCGTCGGCGTTGCAGCAGATGACGGTGATGGCGGACGGCATGGACCGCTGTATGGACGGCCGTCAGGCCCGGGAACTGGTCTCGCTGGCCGTACGGATGGCCGAACGCGGACATGTCCGGCTGCTGGGCACCGTGCGGGACCCGTCGGTCGCCGAGGGGCTGCCCGACGTACAGGTGCTACACCTAGGGGTATGA
- a CDS encoding LLM class F420-dependent oxidoreductase, whose amino-acid sequence MDLRIFTEPQQGASYDTLLKVAKATEDLRFDAFFRSDHYLRMGNADGLPGPTDAWITLAGLARETERIRLGTLMTAGTFRLPGVLAIQVAQVDQMSGGRVELGLGAGWFEEEHKAYGIPFPKEKFARLEEQLAIVTGLWATEVGKEFSYDGRYYQLEKSPALPKPAQGKVPVLIGGHGATRTPQLAARYADEFNIPFASLEDSERQFGRVRAAAEAAGRKGGDLVYSNALVACVGRTDAEVARRAAAIGREVDELKANGLAGSPAEVVDKLGRYSAIGSSRAYLQILDLEDLDHLELISAQVQSQLG is encoded by the coding sequence ATGGATCTACGCATCTTCACCGAGCCCCAGCAAGGGGCTTCCTACGACACCCTTCTGAAGGTCGCCAAGGCCACCGAGGATCTCAGGTTCGACGCCTTCTTCCGCTCCGATCACTACCTGCGGATGGGGAACGCCGACGGGCTGCCCGGACCGACGGATGCCTGGATCACGCTGGCCGGCCTGGCCCGCGAGACCGAGCGCATCCGCCTCGGCACCCTCATGACGGCCGGCACCTTCCGTCTGCCGGGCGTGCTGGCCATCCAGGTCGCCCAGGTAGACCAGATGTCCGGCGGGCGGGTCGAACTCGGCCTCGGCGCAGGGTGGTTCGAGGAGGAGCACAAGGCGTACGGCATTCCGTTCCCCAAGGAGAAGTTCGCGCGCCTGGAGGAGCAGCTGGCGATCGTCACCGGCCTGTGGGCCACGGAGGTGGGAAAGGAGTTCTCATACGACGGGAGGTACTACCAGCTGGAGAAGTCGCCCGCACTGCCCAAGCCCGCCCAGGGCAAGGTTCCGGTGCTGATCGGGGGACACGGTGCGACGCGCACTCCGCAGCTGGCGGCGCGGTACGCCGATGAGTTCAACATTCCCTTCGCCTCGCTCGAAGACAGTGAGCGCCAGTTCGGACGGGTGCGGGCGGCCGCCGAAGCCGCTGGGCGCAAGGGTGGCGACCTGGTGTACTCCAACGCGTTGGTCGCCTGTGTGGGCAGGACCGATGCCGAGGTGGCGCGGCGGGCCGCGGCCATCGGTCGCGAGGTGGACGAACTCAAGGCCAACGGCCTGGCGGGCTCGCCGGCGGAGGTCGTGGACAAGCTCGGCCGGTACTCCGCCATCGGCTCGTCCCGGGCCTACCTGCAGATTCTGGATCTCGAAGATCTGGATCACCTGGAGTTGATCTCGGCACAGGTCCAGTCGCAGCTGGGTTGA